The Desulfobulbus propionicus DSM 2032 DNA segment GGTGCCGGTCTGTTGCTCGTTCAGATTGTCAAGAGACAGACATACGGTGTCAATTCCGGCTTGAATGAGTTGCAGGGCTCGTTTCTTATGCAACAACAGTCCGTTGCTTTGGAAGCCAATACGTCCATCAGGAGGCATGACGGCTCTCGCGAGAACGATTATCTCGTCCAGATCGGGATGCAGCAAAGGCTCACCGATACCGTTGAGGACCAAAAACCGGGTATGGACCAGGGAAGGCACCAGTTTTTTAAAGAGCTCAAGCGGCATGTCTCCTTCCTCGATGCAACTTCCCTCTGCAAACTTAAGGCACATGGGGCACCGCAGATTACAATGCGTCGTCAGCTCAACGTAAACTTTTTCCGGATACTGAATGGACATGCTTTAAAACTACTTAGAAACATTAAAAAAACAGAATACGAAGCGTTCCGGAAATCAAAGGAAGAGAATGCCGTTAGTAGGCTCTTCTTCAGTTGCAGGGTTTCACCGCCTCGATCGTGGCAGAAACGATAAAATCGGCCACAGAGGCCTCTGGTGTCCAGGTGCGGATGAAGGCCTTGCTTTCTTCCTTGGGGGATATTTGAATATCCACAAACCCGGCTGTTTGCAGCATGCCTTCCAACTCTGAAATCAGAGAAGCGCCGGCAATACACCCGGCATGGAGGGCCATGTCACGCCTGATATGCTCAGGCAATTCAGCGGTGGCGACAATGTCGGAGATGGCCAACCGGCCGCCCGGTTTGAGAACGCGGAAGGCATCAGTGAAGACCTGGGGTTTGTCCGGCGATAAATTGATGACACAGTTGGAGAGGATAACGTCTACGGCATTATCGGCTACCGGCAGATGTTCTATTTCTCCCAGTCGAAACTCAACATTGCGATAACCGTTGTTTGCCGCATTGGCCCGGGCCTTGGAAAGCATTTCCGGTGTCATATCCACCCCGATGACATGACCGCTCTCTCCCACCTGACGAGCCGCCAGAAAACAATCAAATCCAGCGCCGCTGCCAAGATCAAGGACAACTTCACCCGTTATTAATGCAGCAATGGCTTGAGGATTGCCGCACCCCAGGCCTAAATTGGCTCCTTCGGGTACCGCGCCTATTTCATCGGAGGTGTATCCTAACTGTTGCGACACCTCAGGGGCTGGGCCGCTGCAGCAACTCGTGCTGCCACAACAACCTGCTTCAGCCGCTCGGCTATAGAGATCTCGCACAGCTTGCCGGACACCATCTTTTTCCAACATACTCATAATACCCTCGCTTGATTGCTGCGATTGTTCCGCAACGTCATAAAATTCAGCCAATCCAAGATTCTATTTCACTCTGCTTCGGTATCCGGCCAACACACTTGACCTGACCGTCAATGACAACTGCCGGAGTTGAGAAAACACCGAGTTGGGCGATTTCCTGAAAGTCCTTCACCTTGACGATGGTAGCTTGAACGCCTTTTAATGCGACAGCCGCTTCGACGGCCTTCTGGGTTTTTTCACAGGAAGCGCAGCCTGGTCCACATACTTTGATTTCCATTTTTTCCTCTTTCAAATCAGATGATTGTATTAAAGAGATAGCCGGTGAAAACTATCCCGCATCCCACTAC contains these protein-coding regions:
- a CDS encoding arsenite methyltransferase, whose product is MSMLEKDGVRQAVRDLYSRAAEAGCCGSTSCCSGPAPEVSQQLGYTSDEIGAVPEGANLGLGCGNPQAIAALITGEVVLDLGSGAGFDCFLAARQVGESGHVIGVDMTPEMLSKARANAANNGYRNVEFRLGEIEHLPVADNAVDVILSNCVINLSPDKPQVFTDAFRVLKPGGRLAISDIVATAELPEHIRRDMALHAGCIAGASLISELEGMLQTAGFVDIQISPKEESKAFIRTWTPEASVADFIVSATIEAVKPCN
- a CDS encoding thioredoxin family protein; this encodes MEIKVCGPGCASCEKTQKAVEAAVALKGVQATIVKVKDFQEIAQLGVFSTPAVVIDGQVKCVGRIPKQSEIESWIG